In the genome of Globicephala melas chromosome 3, mGloMel1.2, whole genome shotgun sequence, one region contains:
- the UBL5 gene encoding ubiquitin-like protein 5: MIEVVCNDRLGKKVRVKCNTDDTIGDLKKLIAAQTGTRWNKIVLKKWYTIFKDHVSLGDYEIHDGMNLELYYQ, encoded by the exons ATGATCGAGGTTGTTTGCAACGACCGTCTGGGGAAGAAGGTCCGCGTTAAATGCAA TACTGATGACACCATCGGGGACCTTAAGAAACTGATTGCAGCCCAAACTGGCACCCGTTGGAACAAGATCGTATTGAAGAAGTG GTACACGATTTTTAAGGACCACGTATCTCTGGGGGACT ATGAAATCCATGATGGGATGAACCTGGAGCTTTATTACCAATAG